One Saccharopolyspora erythraea NRRL 2338 genomic region harbors:
- a CDS encoding D-alanyl-D-alanine carboxypeptidase family protein — translation MPVRARSASPPRTNPTSALRLAATAVVLAATALGPTPALAAPQPPPPPPPCSNETAPPPPVDTSEVPPPGVASPEPLPVPEKPVGGDRLGECAGPVLPEGAPAPPPEVSAASWILADVTSGEVLAARDSHARHRPASAIKVLTALVAIRDLNMSDTLVATQADADQEGSRVGLHPGVTYTVEQVVTGLLMQSGNDAAHALAMKLGGPEVMTARMNELAHHLGALDTRAATPSGLDGPGMSSSAYDLALVFRAAMQRPEFARAINTQHTVLPGPPGQPLEVWSDNAVLLNYAGALGGKTGFTDDARHTFIAAAERDGRRIVAVLLRGENQPLRLSSQTMRLLDYGFTLRGRVGELVAEGALEPTTETAPVVPVQNVEPPHRDPAFGTVGGPLTLAAAAAVALLGVVGVRQRRARRAAAARRESAKVPADHP, via the coding sequence GTGCCAGTGAGAGCCCGCTCGGCCAGTCCACCCCGCACGAATCCGACCTCGGCGCTGCGTCTCGCGGCTACCGCGGTCGTGCTCGCTGCGACCGCACTCGGCCCGACTCCCGCGCTGGCGGCTCCGCAACCTCCGCCGCCCCCACCGCCGTGCTCCAACGAGACGGCTCCGCCGCCCCCCGTCGACACCTCCGAGGTGCCGCCACCGGGTGTCGCCTCGCCGGAACCGTTGCCGGTGCCGGAGAAGCCCGTCGGCGGCGACCGGCTCGGCGAGTGCGCGGGCCCGGTGCTGCCCGAGGGAGCCCCGGCACCGCCGCCCGAGGTGAGCGCGGCATCGTGGATCCTCGCCGACGTCACCAGCGGTGAGGTGCTCGCGGCACGCGACTCGCACGCGCGGCACCGGCCCGCGTCGGCGATCAAGGTCCTGACCGCGCTGGTGGCCATCCGCGACCTGAACATGTCGGACACGCTGGTGGCGACCCAGGCCGACGCCGACCAGGAGGGCAGCCGCGTCGGGCTGCACCCCGGCGTCACCTACACCGTCGAGCAGGTGGTGACCGGACTGCTGATGCAGTCGGGCAACGACGCCGCGCACGCGCTGGCGATGAAGCTCGGCGGCCCCGAGGTGATGACGGCCCGGATGAACGAGCTGGCCCACCACCTCGGCGCGCTCGACACCCGCGCGGCGACGCCGTCCGGGCTGGACGGGCCGGGCATGAGCAGCTCGGCCTACGACCTGGCCCTGGTCTTCCGCGCCGCCATGCAGCGCCCGGAGTTCGCGCGGGCGATCAACACCCAGCACACCGTGCTGCCCGGCCCGCCGGGGCAGCCGCTGGAGGTGTGGAGCGACAACGCCGTCCTGCTCAACTACGCCGGCGCTCTGGGCGGCAAGACCGGCTTCACCGACGACGCCAGGCACACCTTCATCGCCGCCGCCGAGCGCGACGGGCGCCGAATCGTCGCGGTGCTGCTGCGCGGCGAGAACCAGCCTCTCCGGCTGTCGTCGCAGACCATGCGGCTGCTCGACTACGGCTTCACGCTGCGCGGCCGGGTCGGCGAGCTCGTGGCGGAGGGCGCTCTGGAGCCGACGACCGAGACCGCGCCGGTCGTCCCGGTGCAGAACGTCGAGCCGCCGCACCGCGACCCGGCGTTCGGCACGGTCGGGGGCCCGCTGACGCTGGCGGCCGCCGCGGCCGTGGCCTTGCTCGGCGTGGTGGGTGTGCGGCAGCGCCGGGCACGGCGGGCCGCCGCCGCGCGGCGCGAAAGCGCGAAGGTCCCGGCCGACCACCCGTAA
- a CDS encoding SCO4848 family membrane protein yields the protein MTLSRGWSLFLLAFGVWTYLLWPNFIRNIWTSERSWAAGSPTSYLVVHVVIAVVSIVLGTVIGVLGWRGYRASRR from the coding sequence GTGACACTTTCGCGTGGTTGGTCGCTGTTCCTGCTGGCCTTCGGGGTCTGGACGTACCTGCTGTGGCCCAACTTCATCCGCAACATCTGGACCAGCGAGCGTTCCTGGGCGGCCGGTTCGCCCACTTCGTACCTCGTCGTCCACGTCGTGATCGCCGTCGTCTCGATCGTCCTGGGAACGGTTATCGGTGTGCTGGGGTGGCGTGGTTACCGAGCGTCACGACGCTGA